The sequence below is a genomic window from Gossypium hirsutum isolate 1008001.06 chromosome A11, Gossypium_hirsutum_v2.1, whole genome shotgun sequence.
AGTTCTTTGCCAAGCTTGCCACCAAGCTTGCCACATGCAAGTTTTGCATCTCTTCAGTTGGAAAAGAAGGGAAGAGAAAATGATAATAGATAAACTAGCAAGACCAGAGGGATGAAAGAGGCTTCCCTTTCTGACAAGTCACGACATGTTCCAATACGATCTCCTCCACTTGTTTTTCCACATCTTCTATGCACTGGGAAGCATCTATCATCTGCAATCGTCGCATGACATTTTAAAACAAGCATCATTTTGCTAGCCATTGTTCAAACCCCAATAGAACCCATCAAAGCAAAACTGGTTTTTCCGGTTTCTAGCCATTTCATTAGTTTTTCAGTTCAACCTATATGATTGAACTGCCAGACCAACCAGTTCCCTGTTCAATAGGTTGGTCCAGTCCTGTCTTTTAATTACTTCAACTAACCATGGCATCTTGTTGCTATTGCTATATGGCATGAGATGAAATAAAGTATTACCTTCCATGAAGAATCTTCAAGAAGCTTATAGTGTTGTGCAACTTTCTTCTGAAACTCGAGCTGCTCGTATCTCTCACCTCCGTAGCCTCCTCTTTCTGCAGCTTTCTAATAAATATGAAACAATATTTTCAGTTTACATATAATATTTTCTGAAGTTTTCACCAGCTTTAACATAACTAACCTCGGGCGGTATATCAAGGTACACTACCAGATCTGGAGCTATTAGCCCATTCTCTGGTGCCTGTAAGAAAAGACCTTAGTTGTTGTCAACGACCATGGTAAGCAATAACTTAATATGTGAGAAGCAGCTAGTTCTTTTGGCAGTTTGCCTTTACCTTACACCATTCGAAATCAAGTCCTTTAGCAGATGAGAAAGCGACTCCAGAATAAGAGTAACGGTCTACTATAAGGGTGGTTCCAGCTTTCAGTTTTGCTTCCATCATTGATCTGCAAACAAATAGTAGATTTAGGACTTCATCTTATACTGCAAATAATTATCGAACATATGCACATGCAGATACTGGATTCATTTAGGGTATTCTTGGTGAAGTGGAAAAGTATCAAGAAAGCAATGGTAGATTGGAaaagttgaaagaaaataaatttcaagTGTGGTTGGTAGGAAAAAGAAGTGAGAGGAAATCAGAAACGAAAGACAACTATCTTCCATCACAATGCACAGAAACAAAAATTATTCCGATTTGGAATAATAAGAGGAGAGAGAACGGAATAGATACAaatcaaatatgaatatttacaatatttgcatttttaaaaattttattttcttttctctcagtTTTCATTTCTGTCAAACAATTGATATGTACCAAATTGCAAGTTATGAGACTTGAATCCCATATAGGGAAGTATGGGATTTCTTTGTGAGGATGCTCAACAACTAGTTTTTGGAGTGTGGTTCTCCAAAGGTCCATCAATTGGTACCAAAGCCAGCCATCATGTCTCTCAATTGCAGTTGTGCAGCTCTAATGGTGACATTGATATTGCAGTGTTCTGCCAGGGCTATATTAAGTTAGCAGAATGCCAACCCGTGTGCCAACCAAAACTGCAGAACATGGTGGACTATCATGAGCCTATTGCTCGGAATTGGACTTAGATCTCACATAGGAAAGTATGAGATTTCCTTTTGGGATTTATATAGACCTAGATTCTCCAACCTCAACTGCTAGCTTTTGTAGTGTGGTAGTTCGAAGGTCCATATCAGCAATGGATGGAaataatttttcttctttctacTTTTTTCCTCTTCTAACTTTTCATTTTGCTTACCTGCAAAGTCTTAATGCTATTTCAAAACGAGCATAGGAACATACAAGTGGTCCATATGCATAACACATACCAAGAATTAAAGTCAGACATAGAAATATGCTGGTAGAAGAAGTAATGCCATGCATCATATTCCAATAAGATCGTTTAAAACATGTCATCAGATTAGATTGTCTGACTTGCTTAAAAGCCTAGAAAGTTTTTGTAATTCATCGGATAAATATTCAAATAAGATCGTTTATTCAGACTACTCTATTCCAGAAGTGCTATTTTGTCAACTAATGCAAATATTGGCCCACTTGTCCTCCTTGCAGTGTGACTAATCAAGAACACATGAACATAGTCAATGGATTGTCTAAATCCATGTTTTGGTGAAGTTGCTCACATTCACAAACTTAAAAAGTGTATAATTCTATGCTATGTTGCTCCAACTCTTTATTTGTTTCTATATACCCATGCCTAACACAAATGTCCAATACATACTTGGACTATGGGAATATGATCCTTTGAGGAATCTTCAAACACAAGAAAGTCTAAGAAAAAATTGAACATGACCATGTTGGATACATACCAAGGCCCAGCACTTACACCTAAGTCCATGTAGCATTAGCTTATAAGTGCAACATCAAGCAAACAAAGATGCTTGTAAGCCCCTGCAACAATCAATTTACTCAAAGGTATGACGGCTGATAAATACAAAAGGTGCTAAGACAATTGTATCATACAAGGTGCAAGGCAATTATAAAGCACTCACCTCAATAATGCAATGGACTTGCAAATGAAAACAATCATATAACATCCACATTATACCAAATGGCCTTTGCGATATATCTTTTCGGATCATAAACATTAGAAAGTTAAATTCATTTCCAGTCTAATGTATAAAGCTAAACGTTGGTACAAAATTAgcatttttattttccttaacTTCCATCTTGACTAGATTAATTAAATTCATTTCCAGTCTAATGTATAAAGCTAAACGGTGGTATAAAATTAGCATTTTTAGTTCCCTTAACTTCCATCTTGACTAGATTAATAATCTTCTATATTCCTCCAGTCTCTAAAAGGGTACAATACCTTCATAAAGTGTACCCCTTTTTAAAGAGGTTTTTGCTTGTTTGTGCCTTTCCTAGGCGCTTACGCATTGCCTTGACAATACATGCACTGTCACGTCATTCAATATTGTGACTGCATATGACATACAACTTTAACATTAAATGAAGGTCCAATATAGAGAAGTAACACCATTTTGATCCAAGATGATACTTCGCCATGTACTTGGCTGTGAAAAGAACGCAAATGCCAAATCCAAGAAGACAAACGCAAAGTCGGAGCAGCGGTAGGTAAAAGGATCATCCTTTCGCAATGATAGCAATGATAGCAAAGAAACAAGCTCCAACATAAATAACCAAATCAGATGCTAAAACCTCAAAGATTGCAAAACTTGTTGACAAATGCAGTATTGCAAATCCGAGAAGAAGACCAAGATATGAGCACAAGGAGATGGGAGATGGGTCAGTGCAGCTTAAAGGATTTTTCCTCCCACCAATATGGCTAACAAAAGttcaaattaaaagaattaaaccaCAAACTGAAGAACTTCATAGATTATGAACTTTGTTGAGAATGTCATAAGCTATGTTACTCAGACTCGGTATAACCACTGAATACATGTACATGTTTGACACAGCCGCATCAGGTACCACCTTACAAGATCAAATCACCATAACCTTATAAAAAATGTGTCAGAAATGGGAACCACAAGAAATGTAATGAGTCCGAGGAACATGGTAAGGACGACATACCTATCAAGAACTACAAAAGATTCACTACAGCATGTGATACAAGTATTTCCTACTAGCAAACTTTTTCTAGGGAAGAAATCAATGCAAAGCATAAATGTGAAAACAAACCTCTTCTCCCACCGATTTGCACTGAAAAGTAGATGGATTGTGTGGTCATCCAACTGGGATTTATTAGTCAGATATGCCGATATCATCTGCCCAACGCTTGTAGTTCTGTCGGGGAATCGCCATAACTCGACTGAATGCCCCATACCCTCTAAATACGAAAGCAGCTTCCCACATTGTGAAGTTTTACCACTACGATCCAATCCTTCAAAAACTACCAAGGCACCTCTAGATTCATTGCTTGCACCCATCAGGTTACAATTATTACCATTCTCCATTCTAATTGACCTAACTGAACGCTTGCAAGAAATATTCAATCCCAAATTCAATGACCTCCTCACGGCCAAAACTCCAAAATTCCTGGAACCCAACTAGTGATAAGATTAAAATCTCAAATAAAAGTGagtttttattacaatttaagaGCGTCTTTATTTACTGTTCCATTTGCGGAAAAGTGAAGAAAGAACAATTTTTTCAAGGATCGAGTTTCacaatgtttatttatttatttttttgaaaaaattgaactTTCACCTTGTGCAGACAACTATGGAGTgcaagaaatagaaaagaaaatgtaaaaaaaaaaatacttacagacttggaaACTCTAAAAGTGCAGGCATGTGTCATGCCTGCAATCaacaaaattacaaacaaattGAAGAATTAAGCAATGGAATCTAATAGTTTGAAGCTtcatttaaaaggaaaaaaaaaatactaacttGAGTAGCTCGTGAAACTTGAGCTCAAACACAAAAAATGAAGCTTGAAGTTGAGCATACAATTCAAGTTCGTTTTTACCAAGTAAACAAACCTAACCAAGCAATTCAGTATTTTTTTCTCAAGTTGAACTTGAGCCGAACCTCGAGCTTCGAGTTTCAGGTCAAGCTCGGTCTGGTTAGACTTAGACCCCTAAGCCCCTCTCCCTTTCCATTGTCTTTTTCAGTCTCAAACTTTCTCAGTTCCTCAATCTCTCATTCATTCATTTGCCTATCAATACTTATATTAGTTTCACACACTTTCATAActtcatatataattatattttaacaatttcacTATTGTATATAataatctattcatataaatcattatatatatatattatattttgagtacattgaaaatatataaccatctaaaaatatatattaataaaagatCATATTCTCTATTAAAATGTCAGGAATAATggatcaattcaaaatttaacatGCACACTGAGCTTATTTTGTCTAATTCAACAATTAGATTGCTAATATTAATAGTATACAAagtttaaaaaatgtataaaattaataaaattttacatgtatctctccttataaatattatatgcgGGACACTATGCTCACTATaccaattaatttttaaattcaaactgTTTACAAATCCACCTTACCtcaatgaaaattaaaatgtaacagctgaaaaaaaaaaactcaacacAAAGAAATGAtctcattttttgaaaaaaaaataataagagaGGAAAATTAATGCAGAAATATCACACAAATTCATACAAAAATATCACACATGAGATTACGGAACAAAGATCcataaaaaaaacccagaaattttgaagaaaaaagagTACCTACCTGAGATGAAATGCAGCCattagagagaaaaagaaaaacagaaaacGAGAGGGTTTTGATGGGGAAAACTATGGAGACTTTATAAAAAGCGAAACCATTGCCCGCGCAAGACAAAAAGACCAAATTACCCTCTTTGACCCAATTGGCCAATTCTCTCGCTCCTTTGTGTCCTCGTTTCTTTCTCGAAAAATTCCTCTAGGGTTTTTAAAAATGGCAAATAACAGCAATAAAGAAGAACCAAACACTGCTCCAAAGCCTAATCATTGGTACAATATAAGTTTGGGGTCTTCTTTCAAAGATCAACAACAACCTTCCTCCAAATTCTGCACTTTACGATGTAAGTTCTCGTTGTtgctcttaattttttttttctcaggGTTCTGTTTGGTTTCCTAGAAAACGAAGAAAAAGATAAGACTATTGATGAATATTcgatattattttctttttctagtttGGTGTTTGATTAACACTCTAAAAGAGGAATTTGATTAGTGTTGTATATTCATGTTCTGCTATATCCAGAATTGCAAATCATTGAGATTTAAGCTTCAATTTTCGTTTTGTGTTTCGCGatcctttaatatataattaaaaggaAAAGTAGTCATTCAATCCATTGAATTGGAATATCGTTGATTGTCATCTCCAGCAGTGAATCTCCAACTTTGAGATTTCAGGTTTGGTGTTTGTGAGATTAGTACTTTCTCCATTAGCTAGGAATTATACTTCTAGGCTATGTTACTTGGTCTAAGGTGTGTGCCGGATGCGAGTATGTATCTTTCACTGATACCGTTAAATTTTCAAGTTTCTATGCCTTTCTACTGTTATATCCCATACCTATATTCAATATGGGGGTGTATCTGGCATGGATATGGTGAGCTTTTTctattttccatgtatttggaatGTTATATCCCATACCGATATTTCAAATCTGAGGCATCACAtcttttgtttgattttgttCCAGATGAATTTAAACCAGCATCAATTGATAAAAGTCAACCAGGATTACTCCACAAGGCAAAGGATAATCGAGTTAAAGTAGAATTTGAAAACAATCAGCATGGAAAACCCAAGGTGACATTTGAGGGTGCCAGTGAAGATTACAAGGATAATGATGCGGTTTTGTTCTTCAACGGTGAGACATTCCGGTTGGAGCGTTTACACCGAGCTGTGAAGCGGTTGAGGCATGTTCGGCAGCCTGGCGAATCTGCATCCATGGTTATGTCAGCCGGCCCTACTATGGAGTCTTATTCACCTCCACCTCCTAAAGGAGTGAAGCCAGAATCGTCGAACAAAGTCCCGGTTCCATCGTTGCCTGTGAGTTTACTTTACCCTGCAATCTTATGCATCTTTTGAGGCGTTGCTGTTTTTAGCAAGATCTataattatattttctatttgttctGTTCTCGATGTGGTTTACAGCTTCAGGTGGAGCGCATCAATACATCTGACTTCACGAGCAGAGGTGAGGTTCTTTTTTGTTTATGAGATGCTAACATAGTTAAGATAGGCCTTCATTGTTATGATTTTACTGGTTTATTTGAATTGTCAGTTGAAACTTAAACCATCCTAATGGAAGCCTAATTAAAGGAGATAGTTTCTTCTATCGGAAAGAAGGTACCTGGCTAGGGTAGGAAGTTTCTCGTGCTTAATGTCTTGAGTGAAAGAATAGTTTgctctttcttttatcatataTTCTAGCTTGATGAACTTTATAAAGTCTTTCTTGAACAAAGAACGCACTTTCGGGACATCTAAGGAAAGGTAGCGTTTACTGTCTGTCATTGTCGATTAAGCCTTCCTAGTGAAAGCCTGATTCGTATTAAACCTTCTGTCGGAAATAAGGTACCCGGCTAGGTTAGGAAGTTTCTTGTGTTTTTGTGTTTTTCTCAAAAGAATAGGCACTCTCGAGACATCTAAGGGAGGGTAGCATTTACCGTACATTGTTGAAAGCCCTTTTTGGAATCCCTTCTGCTAGATGTACTAAGAATTGAATAAAAGACAATTATCTTTGCTCATTGACAAAATCATCTGGGCACCTGAATTTTCGCAGATACATTAGCAACTTTGTATttgaagaatttgttgtttttagtcaatttattatttaaaccATGCAAATTACTTTCATTGCTCATATTGCAGAATCCAGAAAGGAGAACTCCGAGTTCCCTACGTCAATTCCAAATCAACCAACTGCATCACCAGATCCTAAAAATTACGAATCAGAAGAACAGGTGGATATTGTCAATGACGACGATGATAATGATGGTTTGGGGGCAGTTAAAGAAGATGATGCTTCCGAGAAGGTTTCAACTGGTTTCAATTTTGAGTTACCACATCAAAAGGACATGGATGATGAGATCGCGGATGTAGATCTAAGTGATGATGAAGAAAAAGCAGGAGGGAATGCAGCTGAAGCTCTTCGAGCTCAGGTCAATGCAGAAGAGAACGAAGAACATACTTCGAGCTCGAGCAGTAGCAGCGGAAGTGAGAGTAGTGGTAGTGGTAGCGGGAGTGGAAGCGGGAGTGGAAGCGGGAGCGAGAGCAGTAGTGATAGTGAAAGCAATAATGATGGGGATTCAGTCATCTCTGTTTAAGTGGTTAAACCTAGTAATTGTTTTACACTATGCTACTCGAATTGGGGGTGAGTATTGAAAACAGGTATGTTTTCTTATATGGGTatactcaaattttttttaaagttccttCTTATGTTTGGTGAATCACGCCTCATATTTGTCATATACAGGTGCCATACAAGGTTAACTCTGAGAAAATGAAAAGTCGGAACATCATGATGGACCCAGTTTGGCATTGCTATCGAATGACTCGTTGGTAAACTGGGGTTCAAATATGTGaacattatttactattatttagCATTGCAATTAATTAAAATCTTCATAAAGACATGAATGGAATCAAGTTCTGGTTTTAGTCCAAATGATTCATTTCTCGAAACTTGTTACCAAACCCAATGTTAGGGGTGATAAAAAGAATTTTTGCACCCAGTGAGTTCCGATTCACCCCAATCCGATacgaactttctttttttttttttttttttaaatcaagttttaggttggattgagttgtttattattattattattattattatttgggttTAGAGTTTTAGGAAAAAAATGTTCAGCCTGTCCGGACATGTTTATAAAGTAgtcctttttaattttattattatttttaatgattttagttACAATTGTATAAGAATTtatcacatatattttatattttggttgtaattttgaattttataagatttataatatattatttgatcTAATTTTGTAAAAGATAACATGTTatatagaatatttaaaatttaggggTGGGATTAGAAAAGCTATTTTGGGatgaagatgaaaattttaaataaaatcaaattagagaGGTTGGGGGTGGGGTGAACAAAAATTGATCTTGTCTCGTTGTCATCCCTACTCAATGTCTATCAAAGTAAATCAAATTCAATCTctacttaatttaaaaaaaaatattagcatatatttaagtggtttttgttaatttagaaataaaatatttttattataaaaattacaaacaaaacaaaaataaaaaatcgaattAGAGTACTTCATATAGAGTCGGTTTATTTCTTTAGCtgaaaaaaaactttttattgCATATTTCAAAGTTACTTTTGGctaatttagaaattaaatatttaattttctattataaaaatcttttgtagcatatttttaaattagttttattgATTTACAAATATAAGatttattataaaaaagttacaaacaaaataaaaataaaaattgatttgtatTAAGTCAAATTCTAATAGAATTCAAAAGGAATTAGAGAATATaaaattggtttaaattttttgttGGTATCTTAATAACTAAGTTTTTTAAGTAAGATTTAAAATCGTTATAGCCTTACTTCTTTAAAAGGATACAATCTCATTGAATTTTTAGACATCTATCTGTCTAAAACCTAAACAAAAAATGAAATGGAGAAGAGAGTGGATGGCAAATTACTCTGTGGGAGTCGAAGCCAATGAGAAGGGCCAAGCAGTGGTATCCTTAAACGAATTCTCAtaagttcttttcttttctttttgattgGCAATTCAGTGTACTATTGCTCAACCTGTTGCAACAAAATTAGGAATAAATGTCCGACCTGTGCCACTCTAATTGGCCATCGAGAAAGTTCTGGAATCTATCAAAGTCCCGTGCCGAAACACAAATTACGGGTACCGAGAAGCATGAAGCTGAGACATGAAAACCCATGTTCATGCCCAGTTGCTGAATGCAACTTCGAGGGTTTATCCAAGCAGTTATGCAGACACTTCAGGAATGAACATGGAGTCTCTGCTACAACcacttaaataacattattttaGGAGTCCACAAAAAGTTCCTTATCCTTCAAGAGGAGGACGGTTCTTTCTTCATTCTGAACAACAAGGTTGTGACTCTAGGAAATGTAGTCACTTTGAACCGGATCCGACCCTCCATGGACACATGTTTCTTGTACGAACTAatgttcaatttatttttaaaaaaatgatttgttttactttttttattctttttacattttttatgtatttgaaagGGTTTTGAGAGAATCAAACAATTGTGTGTATAAATATATAGTTTGGTTTTATCTTTTCgcaacaaaatataaaaattctataTAAGAATGATAATGGTTTGATTCaaattgattttgagaaaaaaattcaatGGGGTGTTCTAATTTTTTAACTTGTGTTGAATaccaattaaatatataattatttaaaagttttaattaaaatcattaaattattatttttatatataacctTTCTAGAAATTTAGTTATGATGAAATTTAACCttataacataattttttaaaataattttattataagctttaattatatttgtaatgttTAAAATAACCTGTAACTCATTCCCAatccataaaaaaaaataatacactTCAATGCATATTCTCCTGCATTGGTAATAAACCCATACTAATTGAGGTTTATCGACtacaatataataaattttagaagtttaattttatcatttcaaccaaTATATCATTTGATTTCATTATATTTGTCATATACATTTTTTCACTCATACTGTAATCTAAgctagtgtgtatatatatattggttttcTTCACATCTATTTTTGACATCAATTAAATGCACTTGAAAGTAAGACCAAGGGCAGCAGATCAAACATCAACACTCCATCTTAAAGGATTGTATCCCAAAGCAATATACAAAGCATGTAATTTGGAACAATAATTACAACcacaccccccccccaaaaaaaaaaacaagaacagAAAAGTTAGTTATTCCAGTTAAACTCCCTGAGGTTGCATCTCTGATGGATCAATCAGACCCTCTAATACAACAAGCTGATCCAGCAGGGCAAGCTTCTCATCTTCAAGTGCCTTCACTTCATCTTccacttctttaatttctttaccCATTGCAAAGCTTTCTTCCTCTAGCAGCAAATACTTTCTCCTCAGTGCTCGGTATTCGTTTCCCGATGTCGAAGACTCCGGTAATGAATCCGAATTTGATCTCTCTGGTTGTTGAAATATTGGAGACATTTCTTTCTTCGAGTTCCTTTTCGATGCCTTTTGCCCTGTTTTTGATGGGACAGATTCTTTGAAATCATTCCGTTCTATCGGAAGCAATGCTGATTTGTTTGTCGAGCTTTTCTTTTTTCGTGACTTTGGATTCAAACCTTGCTCCGACGGTGGCATCCTTGGATGATCCTGCATTTCTCAAGGCTGGAAACACCACAAGAGAAAACTTCAAAGGTCTTCACTGATAAAAGCATATATAAGCTAGAATCATACATCATATAAGATTATGTTGCtccgacttttttttttttgaaaaaaaaatcagtgTTTGACACTTATGTCAGGTGCATATTCAAAAACGGGAGTAGGGATATGttcctccaaatatatgaaaaaaaaattaaaaatataaatttcaacaTACCAGTTTCAGTCATATATCCATATTCGACAACCACGCCCGTAACTCAAGAAGTCCAAGTAACATGCA
It includes:
- the LOC107912769 gene encoding thymidylate kinase isoform X3 translates to MPALLEFPSLNFGVLAVRRSLNLGLNISCKRSVRSIRMENGNNCNLMGASNESRGALVVFEGLDRSGKTSQCGKLLSYLEGMGHSVELWRFPDRTTSVGQMISAYLTNKSQLDDHTIHLLFSANRWEKRSMMEAKLKAGTTLIVDRYSYSGVAFSSAKGLDFEWCKAPENGLIAPDLVVYLDIPPEKAAERGGYGGERYEQLEFQKKVAQHYKLLEDSSWKMIDASQCIEDVEKQVEEIVLEHVVTCQKGKPLSSLWSC
- the LOC107912769 gene encoding thymidylate kinase isoform X4 — protein: MAAFHLRNFGVLAVRRSLNLGLNISCKRSVRSIRMENGNNCNLMGASNESRGALVVFEGLDRSGKTSQCGKLLSYLEGMGHSVELWRFPDRTTSVGQMISAYLTNKSQLDDHTIHLLFSANRWEKRSMMEAKLKAGTTLIVDRYSYSGVAFSSAKGLDFEWCKAPENGLIAPDLVVYLDIPPEKAAERGGYGGERYEQLEFQKKVAQHYKLLEDSSWKMIDASQCIEDVEKQVEEIVLEHVVTCQKGKPLSSLWSC
- the LOC107912769 gene encoding thymidylate kinase isoform X2 — its product is MTHACTFRVSKSLGSRNFGVLAVRRSLNLGLNISCKRSVRSIRMENGNNCNLMGASNESRGALVVFEGLDRSGKTSQCGKLLSYLEGMGHSVELWRFPDRTTSVGQMISAYLTNKSQLDDHTIHLLFSANRWEKRSMMEAKLKAGTTLIVDRYSYSGVAFSSAKGLDFEWCKAPENGLIAPDLVVYLDIPPEKAAERGGYGGERYEQLEFQKKVAQHYKLLEDSSWKMIDASQCIEDVEKQVEEIVLEHVVTCQKGKPLSSLWSC
- the LOC107912769 gene encoding thymidylate kinase isoform X1; translation: MLNFKLHFLCLSSSFTSYSSMTHACTFRVSKSLGSRNFGVLAVRRSLNLGLNISCKRSVRSIRMENGNNCNLMGASNESRGALVVFEGLDRSGKTSQCGKLLSYLEGMGHSVELWRFPDRTTSVGQMISAYLTNKSQLDDHTIHLLFSANRWEKRSMMEAKLKAGTTLIVDRYSYSGVAFSSAKGLDFEWCKAPENGLIAPDLVVYLDIPPEKAAERGGYGGERYEQLEFQKKVAQHYKLLEDSSWKMIDASQCIEDVEKQVEEIVLEHVVTCQKGKPLSSLWSC
- the LOC107912768 gene encoding ELL-associated factor 2, with the protein product MANNSNKEEPNTAPKPNHWYNISLGSSFKDQQQPSSKFCTLRYEFKPASIDKSQPGLLHKAKDNRVKVEFENNQHGKPKVTFEGASEDYKDNDAVLFFNGETFRLERLHRAVKRLRHVRQPGESASMVMSAGPTMESYSPPPPKGVKPESSNKVPVPSLPLQVERINTSDFTSRESRKENSEFPTSIPNQPTASPDPKNYESEEQVDIVNDDDDNDGLGAVKEDDASEKVSTGFNFELPHQKDMDDEIADVDLSDDEEKAGGNAAEALRAQVNAEENEEHTSSSSSSSGSESSGSGSGSGSGSGSGSESSSDSESNNDGDSVISV
- the LOC107912770 gene encoding uncharacterized protein isoform X2, coding for MPPSEQGLNPKSRKKKSSTNKSALLPIERNDFKESVPSKTGQKASKRNSKKEMSPIFQQPERSNSDSLPESSTSGNEYRALRRKYLLLEEESFAMGKEIKEVEDEVKALEDEKLALLDQLVVLEGLIDPSEMQPQGV
- the LOC107912770 gene encoding uncharacterized protein isoform X1, which codes for MQDHPRMPPSEQGLNPKSRKKKSSTNKSALLPIERNDFKESVPSKTGQKASKRNSKKEMSPIFQQPERSNSDSLPESSTSGNEYRALRRKYLLLEEESFAMGKEIKEVEDEVKALEDEKLALLDQLVVLEGLIDPSEMQPQGV